A part of bacterium HR17 genomic DNA contains:
- the rtcB gene encoding RNA-splicing ligase RtcB has translation MADRAWTGPLEKIDDCRWRIPKSYKREMRVDALLYATEKMLDHIKRDMALEQLANVATLPGIVRYAIAMPDIHWGYGFPIGGVAAMDTETGVISPGGVGYDINCGVRLLRTNLTYDDVEPKLEELVDTLYHMVPAGVGAEGAVVVKSRDEFEKVLVEGARWAVYRRNFGVPEDLECMEEYGCIDGADPDKVSKRAVERGMPQLGTLGSGNHFLEVQVVQEIYNPRIAQAMGIEQVGQIVVMIHCGSRGFGHQVCDDYLDVMELAVRKYGIWLPDRQLACAPFKSPEAQNYLGAMRCAINYAFANRQCITHNVRKAFEKVFGTSWEKLGIQVVYDVAHNIAKVEEHEIDGEKKTVVVHRKGATRAFPPGHPAIPERYRAIGQPVLIPGSMGTGSFLLVGTDGAMKETFGSTCHGAGRVMSRAAAKRSTDVNELLQRLRKQGIIVRGTTKATVVEETPEAYKDVDEVTKCVHQAGISVRVARMRPIGVVKG, from the coding sequence ATGGCAGACCGCGCCTGGACGGGTCCGTTGGAAAAGATAGACGACTGCCGCTGGCGCATCCCGAAAAGTTACAAGCGCGAGATGCGCGTGGATGCCCTTTTGTATGCGACCGAAAAGATGTTAGACCACATCAAGCGTGACATGGCGTTGGAGCAACTGGCGAATGTCGCCACCCTCCCTGGCATCGTCCGTTACGCCATCGCCATGCCCGACATCCATTGGGGCTATGGCTTTCCCATCGGCGGCGTCGCAGCGATGGACACGGAAACGGGCGTTATTTCGCCGGGGGGTGTCGGCTACGACATCAACTGTGGCGTGCGATTGCTCCGCACCAATTTGACCTACGACGATGTGGAGCCTAAGTTGGAGGAACTGGTGGACACGCTCTATCACATGGTGCCGGCAGGCGTCGGTGCAGAAGGCGCCGTCGTCGTCAAATCCCGCGACGAGTTTGAAAAGGTGCTGGTGGAAGGGGCGCGGTGGGCGGTTTATCGGCGCAACTTCGGCGTCCCTGAAGACCTGGAGTGCATGGAAGAGTACGGCTGCATTGACGGCGCTGACCCCGACAAGGTAAGCAAACGGGCGGTTGAACGAGGCATGCCCCAACTGGGCACTCTGGGCAGCGGTAACCACTTTTTGGAAGTGCAGGTCGTGCAGGAAATCTACAACCCCCGCATCGCCCAAGCGATGGGCATTGAACAGGTCGGGCAAATCGTCGTCATGATTCACTGCGGTTCGCGCGGGTTTGGGCATCAAGTCTGTGACGATTACTTAGATGTCATGGAACTCGCCGTCCGCAAATACGGCATCTGGCTGCCCGACCGCCAGTTGGCGTGCGCGCCCTTTAAGTCACCGGAAGCCCAAAACTATCTCGGAGCGATGCGGTGTGCCATCAACTACGCCTTTGCCAACCGCCAGTGCATCACCCACAACGTCCGCAAAGCCTTTGAGAAAGTTTTCGGCACCAGTTGGGAGAAGTTGGGCATTCAAGTCGTCTACGATGTCGCCCACAACATCGCCAAAGTTGAAGAGCACGAGATTGACGGCGAAAAGAAAACGGTGGTCGTCCACCGCAAAGGAGCGACCCGCGCCTTCCCGCCCGGTCACCCCGCCATCCCTGAACGCTACCGCGCCATCGGGCAACCCGTGCTCATCCCCGGCAGCATGGGCACGGGGTCGTTTTTGCTGGTCGGCACGGACGGGGCTATGAAGGAAACCTTCGGGAGCACCTGTCACGGCGCCGGGCGCGTCATGAGCCGCGCTGCCGCCAAACGCTCCACGGATGTCAACGAACTGCTGCAACGGCTGCGCAAGCAAGGTATCATCGTGCGAGGCACGACTAAAGCGACCGTCGTGGAAGAAACGCCCGAAGCCTATAAAGATGTGGATGAAGTGACCAAGTGCGTCCATCAAGCGGGCATTTCCGTCCGTGTCGCCCGCATGCGTCCCATCGGCGTCGTCAAGGGGTAA
- the pqqD gene encoding Coenzyme PQQ synthesis protein D gives MVARHTELQWQQVRPLRADGVAWEERDGVVLITVRRNDWVARLVRWFSGRPLIRRIELDEIGSLVWSLCDGQHTVSDIADRLTARYQLMRREALASLVEFLTQLRRRRLVCWEEANSP, from the coding sequence ATGGTCGCGCGCCACACAGAACTACAGTGGCAGCAAGTGCGCCCGTTGCGTGCGGACGGTGTCGCGTGGGAAGAGCGAGACGGTGTGGTGCTCATTACTGTGCGACGAAACGACTGGGTCGCCCGCTTGGTCAGATGGTTTAGCGGTCGCCCGCTGATTCGGCGCATTGAACTGGATGAAATTGGGTCGCTGGTATGGTCACTGTGCGATGGGCAACATACCGTCAGCGACATTGCCGACCGCTTGACGGCGCGCTATCAATTGATGCGGCGGGAAGCCCTCGCATCGTTGGTAGAGTTTCTGACGCAACTGCGTCGGCGCCGCCTGGTGTGTTGGGAGGAGGCGAACTCTCCATGA
- the ytrF gene encoding ABC transporter permease YtrF, with amino-acid sequence MTRARSNMTAFGLTREEIRRRIRLPWSEAFRISWRYVTIRLGRSLVTASTVFLSVAFLMAIFTMVLASKAAGQELDAPTRARYMWSVLMGFVICSVGIINALLMSVTERFREIGTMKCLGALDDFIVRMFLIEAALMGLFGSLAGALAGALLMLMWSGLRVGFGVLGKMAWGFQSPDGSLGFLGCLVVSVVAGVVLSIVSAIVPALRAARLQAADALRTEI; translated from the coding sequence ATGACACGCGCCCGTAGCAACATGACGGCGTTCGGGTTAACCCGCGAGGAAATTCGGCGGCGCATCCGGCTGCCATGGAGTGAAGCCTTTCGCATTAGTTGGCGCTATGTCACCATCCGGTTGGGACGGTCGCTGGTGACCGCAAGCACTGTTTTTCTTTCGGTCGCTTTCCTCATGGCGATTTTCACGATGGTATTGGCATCCAAAGCCGCTGGGCAAGAGTTAGATGCCCCGACGCGCGCCCGCTACATGTGGTCGGTGTTGATGGGCTTTGTGATTTGCTCCGTCGGCATCATCAACGCCTTGCTAATGTCGGTCACAGAGCGCTTTCGGGAAATCGGGACGATGAAATGCTTGGGGGCGCTGGACGACTTTATCGTCCGTATGTTCCTCATTGAAGCGGCGTTGATGGGGTTGTTCGGATCGCTGGCAGGGGCGTTGGCTGGTGCGTTGCTGATGTTGATGTGGAGCGGTTTGCGTGTCGGGTTTGGCGTGTTGGGTAAAATGGCGTGGGGCTTTCAGAGCCCTGACGGTAGTTTGGGGTTCTTGGGGTGCTTGGTCGTGTCCGTCGTAGCGGGGGTGGTCTTATCCATTGTCTCGGCGATCGTCCCTGCTCTCCGCGCCGCTCGGCTCCAAGCCGCCGACGCGTTGCGGACGGAAATTTAA
- the yknY_2 gene encoding putative ABC transporter ATP-binding protein YknY codes for MALDPMMTPPTGEMRERLQDAAQRLEPVMEQVSEFIVRTRDVRKVYYMGKVEVQALRGVTLDIKRGEYISIMGPSGSGKSTLFNMIGGLDKPTSGSVYINEVDLAQLDAYELAWLRCRTIGYIFQTFNLIPVMTALENVTLPMIFAGVPEDERRERGMELLRRVGLAERWNHKPFELSGGQQQRVAIARALANDPAIILADEPTGNLDLKTGREIIQLLKELNEEKGVTIISATHDLKMLDVSDRVIWIRDGRVAKIEERAKIQLEAALAVEEELVEGVE; via the coding sequence GTGGCGTTGGATCCAATGATGACCCCACCGACCGGAGAGATGCGGGAGCGGTTACAAGATGCCGCTCAGCGCTTGGAGCCGGTGATGGAGCAGGTGTCCGAGTTCATCGTTCGCACCCGCGATGTCCGCAAGGTCTACTACATGGGCAAGGTGGAAGTGCAAGCCTTGCGGGGTGTGACACTGGACATCAAGCGAGGCGAATACATCTCCATCATGGGTCCGTCTGGGTCAGGGAAATCCACGCTGTTCAACATGATCGGCGGGCTGGACAAGCCGACTTCCGGCAGCGTTTACATCAACGAAGTGGACCTTGCGCAACTGGACGCCTACGAGTTAGCGTGGCTGCGCTGCCGCACGATCGGCTACATCTTCCAGACTTTCAACCTCATTCCTGTCATGACGGCGCTGGAAAATGTGACCTTGCCGATGATCTTCGCAGGTGTTCCCGAAGATGAACGGCGGGAACGGGGCATGGAGTTGCTGCGGCGGGTCGGATTGGCGGAGCGCTGGAACCACAAACCCTTTGAGTTATCTGGTGGTCAACAGCAGCGCGTCGCCATTGCCCGCGCCCTCGCCAATGACCCTGCCATTATCCTCGCTGACGAACCGACGGGGAACTTGGACCTCAAGACAGGGCGGGAAATCATTCAGTTGCTCAAGGAACTCAACGAGGAAAAAGGGGTAACCATCATCTCGGCGACCCATGACCTGAAAATGTTGGATGTTTCCGACCGCGTGATTTGGATTCGCGACGGGCGCGTCGCCAAGATTGAGGAGCGCGCTAAGATTCAACTGGAAGCCGCACTGGCGGTGGAGGAGGAACTGGTGGAAGGTGTCGAGTGA
- the thiC gene encoding Phosphomethylpyrimidine synthase codes for MTQMQAARQGIVTEEMRIVAQDEGVDAEWLREQIAKGRVVIPRNINHPNYYPIGIGEGLRTKVNANIGTSPDHVDLDEELLKVEVCERYGADTIMDLSTGGDLDFIRVTILNRWRKPLGTVPIYQVAWELLREGKSITEMDPEHLFEVIERQARQGVDYMTLHCGVTREAVRIFVQQNRTCGMVSRGGSLLAHWMAHHRAENPLYEQFDRLLDICAKYDVTISLGDGLRPGAIADAGDAAQWFENFVLGELTLRAWDAGVQVMIEGPGHVPIHHIDAHIKMMKRLCYGAPIYVLGPLTCDIGAGYDHITGAIGGAIAAAAGADFLCYITPAEHLRLPDPEDVRQGIIATRIAAHSGDIAKGVKGAWERNLEMSKARYRLDWETMFALAIDPDKAREYRLMSEDYEKGVCTMCGDFCAYVSSMNTERKTLKALAEEMAQGDGNDRKRVDPKEKVLRHLREKLGSLV; via the coding sequence ATGACGCAGATGCAAGCGGCACGACAAGGCATCGTTACCGAAGAGATGCGCATCGTCGCCCAAGACGAAGGCGTGGATGCGGAGTGGCTGCGGGAGCAAATTGCCAAGGGGCGGGTCGTCATCCCACGCAACATCAACCATCCCAACTACTACCCGATTGGCATCGGCGAAGGGTTGCGGACGAAGGTCAACGCCAACATTGGCACTTCCCCCGACCATGTGGACTTGGACGAGGAACTGCTTAAGGTGGAGGTGTGCGAGCGCTACGGCGCTGACACCATCATGGACTTGAGCACCGGCGGCGATTTGGACTTTATCCGCGTGACGATTTTGAACCGATGGCGCAAGCCACTGGGCACTGTGCCGATTTACCAAGTCGCATGGGAGTTGCTGCGGGAAGGCAAGTCCATCACCGAGATGGACCCTGAACACCTGTTTGAGGTCATTGAGCGCCAAGCCCGGCAGGGTGTGGACTATATGACGCTCCACTGTGGCGTCACACGGGAAGCGGTGCGCATTTTTGTCCAGCAAAATCGCACTTGTGGGATGGTCTCCCGGGGCGGGTCGTTGTTGGCGCACTGGATGGCACACCATCGGGCGGAGAACCCGCTCTATGAGCAGTTTGACCGCTTGCTGGACATCTGCGCCAAATACGATGTGACCATCAGCCTCGGTGATGGGCTGCGCCCTGGCGCCATCGCCGATGCCGGCGATGCCGCCCAGTGGTTTGAGAACTTCGTGCTGGGCGAACTGACTTTGCGGGCATGGGACGCCGGTGTGCAAGTGATGATTGAAGGTCCAGGGCATGTGCCCATCCATCACATTGACGCCCACATCAAGATGATGAAACGCCTTTGCTACGGTGCGCCCATTTATGTGCTGGGTCCACTGACTTGCGACATCGGCGCAGGCTATGACCACATCACGGGGGCGATCGGCGGCGCGATCGCCGCAGCAGCCGGCGCCGACTTTCTCTGCTACATCACGCCCGCGGAACATTTGCGATTGCCCGATCCGGAAGATGTGCGGCAGGGCATCATCGCGACGCGCATCGCTGCCCATTCGGGTGACATCGCTAAAGGTGTAAAGGGTGCGTGGGAGCGCAACTTGGAGATGTCCAAAGCCCGTTACCGACTGGATTGGGAGACGATGTTCGCCCTCGCTATTGACCCCGACAAAGCCCGCGAATACCGTCTGATGAGCGAAGACTACGAGAAAGGCGTCTGCACGATGTGCGGTGACTTCTGTGCCTATGTCAGTTCCATGAACACTGAACGCAAGACGCTGAAGGCGTTGGCAGAAGAGATGGCGCAAGGGGACGGGAACGACCGCAAACGCGTAGACCCCAAGGAAAAAGTCTTGCGCCACTTGCGGGAGAAGCTGGGGTCGCTGGTTTAG
- the metG_2 gene encoding Methionine--tRNA ligase, with translation MPERIFIGVAWPYANGPLHLGHIAGAYLPADIFARYHRLKGNEVVMISGSDAHGAPITLQADKEGVSPRDLFERYHRLFLQVWQQFAISFDLYTHTDTENHHRIAQTMFLRLKERGYLITQKQLQMYSEASRRFLPDRYVIGICPHCGYERARGDQCEKCGALLEPTQLLNPKSLLDGTTPVLRETEHFFLNLPAFEERLRRYVAEHEPLWRPNVYRFTHNYLAQGLQPRPITRDLDWGIPVPVAGFEGKVLYVWFEAVIGYLSGTIEWARLQRADGRGTGDEWKVFWYDPATRSYYFIGKDNIPFHTLIWPAELMGAERLSEDDGAVTFVLPYDVPANEFLNLEGDKFSTSRHWAVWAHDVATRFNPDAFRYYLTAIAPETADTEFTWADFVRRNNDELVGWWGNLVHRALTFTARNFDGRVPFPSALTDRDRAVERHAEETLMTVDQLLSTCKFKRALAEAMEFVRTLNRYWDEQQPWQTIKTDKERTATVCYVTLRAIDTLKVMLTPFMPFTCERLHHMLGYDGNLVGEFAVQEIAETTRTHWVLRYRPARGAPQWQPSALPPGQPLRDIAPLFAKLDEKVAEEERAKLGKPSG, from the coding sequence ATGCCGGAACGCATCTTCATCGGGGTCGCTTGGCCTTACGCCAACGGACCGCTGCACCTGGGACACATCGCGGGCGCTTACTTGCCTGCCGACATTTTCGCCCGCTACCATCGGCTCAAGGGCAACGAGGTCGTCATGATTTCGGGCTCGGACGCACACGGCGCGCCCATCACGCTCCAAGCAGACAAAGAGGGCGTGTCGCCGCGCGACCTGTTTGAGCGCTACCATCGGCTCTTTTTGCAAGTCTGGCAGCAGTTCGCCATCTCCTTTGACCTTTACACCCACACCGACACCGAAAACCATCACCGCATTGCGCAAACGATGTTCCTGCGGCTGAAAGAGCGGGGCTACCTCATCACGCAGAAGCAGCTGCAGATGTATTCCGAGGCGTCGCGACGGTTTTTACCCGATCGGTATGTCATCGGCATTTGCCCCCACTGCGGTTACGAACGGGCACGGGGCGACCAATGCGAAAAGTGCGGGGCACTGCTGGAGCCGACACAACTGCTCAACCCCAAAAGTTTACTGGACGGAACGACCCCTGTCCTGCGGGAGACGGAACACTTTTTCCTGAACCTGCCCGCCTTTGAGGAACGGCTCCGACGCTATGTCGCCGAGCACGAGCCCCTTTGGCGCCCGAATGTCTACCGTTTCACCCACAACTATTTGGCGCAGGGGTTACAGCCCCGCCCCATCACCCGCGACTTGGACTGGGGCATCCCCGTCCCTGTCGCGGGCTTTGAGGGCAAAGTGCTCTATGTCTGGTTTGAAGCCGTCATCGGCTACCTGTCGGGCACGATTGAGTGGGCGCGCCTTCAGCGCGCCGATGGACGCGGGACGGGCGATGAGTGGAAGGTGTTTTGGTATGACCCAGCGACCCGCAGTTATTACTTCATCGGCAAAGACAACATCCCGTTCCACACGCTCATTTGGCCTGCCGAACTGATGGGCGCGGAACGGTTGAGTGAAGACGACGGTGCCGTCACTTTTGTCTTGCCTTACGATGTGCCCGCCAACGAGTTTTTGAACCTTGAGGGCGATAAGTTTTCCACCTCCCGCCACTGGGCGGTATGGGCGCACGATGTCGCAACGCGTTTCAACCCTGACGCGTTCCGTTACTACCTGACCGCCATCGCGCCTGAGACCGCCGACACCGAATTCACTTGGGCGGATTTTGTCCGACGCAACAACGATGAACTCGTCGGTTGGTGGGGCAACTTAGTCCATCGCGCTTTGACCTTCACCGCCCGTAACTTTGACGGGCGCGTGCCGTTCCCGTCGGCACTGACCGACCGCGACCGCGCCGTTGAACGCCATGCCGAAGAAACGCTGATGACCGTAGATCAACTACTGAGCACCTGCAAATTCAAGCGGGCGCTGGCGGAAGCGATGGAGTTCGTGCGAACGCTCAACCGCTACTGGGACGAACAACAACCGTGGCAAACGATCAAGACCGATAAGGAGCGCACCGCCACCGTTTGCTATGTGACGCTGCGGGCAATTGACACGCTGAAAGTGATGCTGACACCCTTCATGCCCTTCACCTGCGAACGGTTGCATCACATGCTCGGTTACGACGGCAACCTCGTCGGCGAGTTCGCAGTGCAAGAGATCGCAGAGACGACCCGCACGCATTGGGTTTTGCGTTATCGTCCCGCAAGGGGGGCACCGCAATGGCAACCGAGCGCGCTACCTCCAGGGCAACCGTTGCGGGACATCGCCCCGCTGTTCGCCAAACTGGACGAGAAAGTTGCTGAGGAAGAACGGGCAAAGTTGGGCAAGCCGAGCGGGTGA
- the serS gene encoding Serine--tRNA ligase encodes MREQPAFVKERLRTRGDNYDALIDRIVALDERRRHIIAEVEALKHRRNVVSKEVGMLMKEGKDTTALREEMRQVSDRINQLDRELREVERELEQALLFVPNLPHESVPVGSDETANRVVRTVGEPRTFDFEPKPHWEIGERLGIVDFARGVKLSGSRFYGLRGLGAALERALINFMLDLHTREHGYTEVFLPFLVKPYCLEGTGQLPKFGEEMYHCERDNLWLIPTAEVSVANLHREEILDADALPLKYVSYSACFRREAGAAGKDIKGVVRVHQFNKVELVKITTVEQSYDELESMVQDACRVLDRLGLTYRVVLLCTGDMGFSAAKTYDIEVWMPGMNRWLEISSCSNCEDFQARRMNLRYRPTRGAKPRFAHTLNGSGVAVGRTLAAVLENYQQPNGTVVVPDALRPYLGGIERVPPR; translated from the coding sequence ATGCGGGAGCAACCGGCGTTTGTCAAAGAGCGCTTGCGGACGCGCGGTGACAACTACGACGCGCTGATTGACCGCATCGTGGCGCTGGACGAACGGCGCCGTCACATCATCGCCGAGGTTGAAGCGCTCAAGCACCGGCGGAATGTCGTGTCCAAAGAAGTTGGCATGCTGATGAAAGAGGGCAAGGACACGACGGCGCTGCGGGAAGAAATGCGGCAAGTCAGCGACCGCATCAACCAACTGGACAGGGAACTGCGGGAAGTGGAGCGGGAACTGGAACAAGCGCTGCTGTTCGTGCCCAACCTGCCACATGAGAGCGTGCCTGTCGGCAGCGACGAAACCGCCAACCGAGTCGTGCGTACGGTCGGTGAGCCCCGCACCTTTGACTTTGAGCCAAAGCCCCACTGGGAAATCGGTGAGCGGTTGGGCATCGTTGATTTTGCGCGCGGTGTGAAGTTGTCTGGCTCACGCTTTTACGGCTTGCGCGGCTTAGGCGCTGCGCTGGAGCGGGCGCTCATCAACTTCATGCTGGACTTACACACGCGCGAGCACGGCTATACCGAGGTCTTTCTGCCCTTCCTCGTCAAGCCCTACTGCTTGGAAGGGACGGGTCAACTGCCCAAATTCGGCGAGGAAATGTATCACTGCGAGCGCGATAACTTGTGGCTCATCCCGACCGCCGAAGTATCCGTCGCCAACCTGCACCGTGAAGAGATTTTGGATGCCGACGCGTTGCCGCTGAAGTATGTCAGTTACTCGGCATGTTTTCGGCGCGAAGCCGGTGCAGCGGGCAAGGACATCAAAGGTGTCGTCCGCGTCCACCAGTTCAACAAGGTGGAGTTGGTCAAAATCACGACCGTTGAGCAAAGTTACGACGAACTGGAGAGCATGGTGCAAGACGCCTGCCGCGTGTTGGACCGGTTGGGGCTGACTTACCGTGTCGTTTTGCTGTGCACCGGCGACATGGGTTTTTCAGCGGCGAAAACCTACGACATTGAGGTCTGGATGCCGGGCATGAACAGGTGGCTGGAAATTTCGTCGTGCAGCAATTGTGAAGATTTCCAGGCGCGGCGGATGAACCTGCGTTACCGTCCGACGCGGGGCGCTAAACCCCGCTTCGCCCACACCCTGAACGGTTCGGGCGTCGCCGTCGGGCGCACATTGGCGGCAGTGCTGGAGAACTACCAACAACCCAACGGCACAGTTGTCGTGCCCGACGCGTTGCGCCCTTACTTGGGCGGGATAGAAAGGGTTCCGCCGCGCTAA
- the araR_3 gene encoding Arabinose metabolism transcriptional repressor — protein sequence MRVNWNSGVPRFEQVKTIIRQFIAENGLGIGAPLPSEREWAQRLRVSQMTVNRALKELEREGVITRLIGKGTFVLKTPSAPAPRHSLILVFPLAEVATLTTQNIYYGPILQGILSVLAETGCLVQFWTMGFDQLRVIPPEVLTSRALLVFAPFEDARPVLEQWWTAGVPFVVIGASWQDAAFPCVDTDNLAAARQVVDFLVGMGHRRIALLAGRRIAPNSRDRWNGFLAAMEEHGLSVPPEWLIESESPSALPPTVQERLRALLRSKVRPTALFAAGYYLAAEALRLIKHEGWRVPEDLSLVAFDDPPSASYLEPPLTTVRQPLVELGRRAVFKLLSLLEGQIQPAVEKLSVELVIRASVTSPLTSDGGVRYVSSQQAV from the coding sequence GTGCGTGTGAATTGGAACAGCGGCGTGCCGCGCTTTGAGCAGGTCAAGACTATTATCCGTCAGTTCATCGCCGAGAACGGGCTGGGTATTGGTGCGCCTTTGCCGTCTGAACGGGAGTGGGCACAGCGGCTGCGGGTCAGCCAAATGACGGTCAATCGGGCGCTGAAGGAGTTAGAACGCGAGGGCGTCATCACCCGTCTGATCGGCAAAGGGACTTTCGTCCTCAAGACCCCTTCCGCTCCGGCACCCCGTCACTCCCTTATCTTGGTCTTCCCGCTTGCCGAGGTCGCAACTTTGACGACCCAGAACATTTACTATGGTCCGATTTTGCAGGGCATTTTGAGCGTGTTGGCTGAAACGGGTTGCTTGGTGCAGTTTTGGACGATGGGCTTTGATCAATTGCGCGTCATCCCGCCAGAAGTGCTGACCTCACGGGCGTTGTTAGTGTTCGCCCCTTTTGAGGACGCTCGCCCTGTCTTGGAGCAATGGTGGACGGCAGGCGTGCCCTTCGTCGTCATCGGCGCATCGTGGCAAGACGCCGCGTTTCCCTGCGTGGACACCGACAACCTCGCCGCTGCCCGGCAGGTTGTGGACTTCCTCGTCGGTATGGGGCACCGCCGTATCGCCTTGCTGGCAGGGCGCCGAATCGCCCCCAACAGCCGCGACCGGTGGAACGGATTCCTCGCAGCGATGGAAGAACACGGCTTGTCCGTGCCACCAGAGTGGCTGATAGAGTCCGAATCGCCTTCCGCTCTCCCTCCAACGGTTCAGGAACGGTTACGCGCTCTTTTAAGGAGCAAGGTTCGCCCGACAGCGCTGTTTGCGGCAGGCTACTACTTGGCGGCGGAAGCACTGCGCTTGATCAAACACGAGGGATGGCGTGTGCCGGAAGACCTCTCCCTTGTCGCCTTTGATGACCCGCCGTCGGCGAGTTATTTGGAGCCACCTTTGACGACGGTGCGGCAACCGCTGGTGGAATTGGGGCGGCGGGCAGTCTTCAAGTTGCTCTCGTTGCTGGAAGGGCAAATCCAGCCGGCAGTAGAGAAACTGTCGGTGGAGTTAGTCATCCGGGCGAGCGTCACCTCGCCCCTAACCTCTGATGGAGGTGTTCGCTATGTCTCGTCTCAACAAGCCGTCTAG
- a CDS encoding 3'3'-cGAMP-specific phosphodiesterase 3 — MKTRAPNDDDIAALQRLLEQARQEAQQLASALAESWDELTLLYNLAEGLRGILEVDKAVRLALEQVMAVITVEGAGVLLRDESGEWQVRLALCPTDRDRWLHSPLGRAVAVEALRRRRGFIVNDLADHPQWGEVAKTFGVRNLVAVPLNPDGHAPGALLAWNSLTRDAFTAGELKLLSTVAAQTSGVIESAYLFQQLRESFQGFISSFATAVDAKSRWTAGHSHRVTHYALWLGEHIGLERAYLEKVRLAGLLHDVGKIGVPDAVLDKPGRLTDEEFAIIKRHPEEGYRILSPIRQLRGDILDGVLYHHERVDGKGYPFGLVGDEIPFMGRLLAVADGFDAMTSDRPYRAGMPKEKALAILAEGAGTQWDRDLALAFVELMGNRPVLQNLPEEALL; from the coding sequence ATGAAGACGAGGGCACCAAACGACGACGACATTGCGGCGCTGCAACGCCTGTTGGAGCAAGCGCGCCAAGAAGCCCAACAGTTGGCGTCGGCGCTGGCGGAAAGTTGGGACGAACTGACTTTGCTTTACAACTTGGCGGAGGGACTGCGCGGCATTTTGGAAGTAGACAAAGCCGTCCGCTTAGCGCTGGAACAGGTAATGGCGGTCATCACCGTAGAAGGTGCCGGCGTGCTTTTACGCGACGAAAGCGGCGAATGGCAGGTGCGTTTGGCGCTCTGCCCGACCGACCGGGACAGGTGGCTGCACAGCCCTTTGGGGCGCGCCGTCGCCGTTGAAGCGCTCCGCCGGCGGCGCGGGTTCATTGTCAACGATCTCGCCGACCACCCGCAATGGGGAGAAGTCGCGAAAACCTTCGGCGTTCGCAATCTTGTGGCGGTGCCGCTCAATCCTGACGGACATGCCCCCGGCGCCTTGTTAGCCTGGAACAGCCTCACCCGCGACGCCTTCACCGCTGGCGAGTTGAAACTGCTCTCAACAGTTGCCGCGCAGACCAGCGGGGTCATTGAAAGCGCTTACCTGTTCCAGCAATTGCGCGAATCCTTTCAGGGGTTTATCTCCTCGTTTGCGACGGCGGTGGACGCTAAATCGCGATGGACAGCCGGTCACTCCCATCGTGTAACCCATTACGCCCTTTGGTTGGGCGAACACATCGGTTTGGAGAGGGCTTACTTGGAAAAGGTGCGGTTAGCAGGGTTGCTGCACGATGTCGGCAAAATCGGTGTGCCCGACGCGGTGCTGGATAAGCCAGGACGGTTGACCGACGAAGAGTTCGCGATCATCAAACGCCACCCCGAGGAAGGTTACCGTATCCTCAGCCCTATCCGTCAACTGCGGGGTGACATTTTGGACGGCGTGCTCTATCATCATGAACGCGTCGACGGCAAAGGTTACCCGTTCGGATTGGTCGGGGACGAAATTCCCTTCATGGGCAGGCTTTTAGCCGTTGCGGACGGTTTTGACGCTATGACCAGCGACCGCCCTTATCGGGCAGGCATGCCCAAGGAGAAAGCGTTGGCGATTTTGGCTGAAGGCGCCGGCACGCAATGGGACCGTGATTTAGCGTTAGCGTTCGTGGAACTTATGGGCAACCGTCCTGTTCTGCAGAATCTGCCAGAGGAGGCGCTACTTTGA